A stretch of Lathyrus oleraceus cultivar Zhongwan6 chromosome 6, CAAS_Psat_ZW6_1.0, whole genome shotgun sequence DNA encodes these proteins:
- the LOC127093535 gene encoding B3 domain-containing protein Os01g0723500, whose amino-acid sequence MACKCKGSLNVRKPHFYEVYSSSSSFETLKIPNGFVCQMEGRTCGLVSLTGPSGNTWQVRLVEQGNYLFFHHGWSTFTEDHHLEYGDLLVFRYEGDLHFTVQVFGKNACEKEAAFNSECNLNSFNLDNIEGLKRDAEEIYSLDVVGGVQKKMRRDTVENQELGLAIVGRELPQGEVIKPIRMIRETEETYGECSASAVPFHTKTSNEDEAILSGASLSKLSAHDEKKIAQSFTSSFPYFVKIIKTFNVSGSYTLNIPYQFSMAHLPNCKIKIILHNLKGEHWTVNSVPTTRVHTSHTMCGGWMAFVRGNSIKVGDVCIFELIRECELRVRIAEVGKDGLDCQVGKLAFSMLRARHDVACRKTAKYMSKSPKVSPKSRNKVDLSDKRLSKMGQETVLSGRASNTSKIGVCPKSKPAKKKLAVPRKHSVEDELSSQAKAGLRMLFALDEQRVAEAFTSDFPNFVKIMKMFNVSGSYTLKIPYQFSAAHLPADKTEVTLRNSRGQCWTVNSVPDANGRTIHTFCGGWMAFVRDNDINFGDTCIFELVSHYVMQVYISGVGKEGLDHQNGGHVKLTN is encoded by the exons ATGGCTTGTAAGTGTAAGGGAAGCTTAAATGTGAGAAAACCTCACTTCTATGAGGTGTATTCATCTTCTTCTAGCTTTGAAACCCTG AAAATTCCAAATGGTTTCGTATGTCAAATGGAAGGCAGGACATGTGGATTAGTTTCATTAACTGGTCCTAGTGGAAATACTTGGCAAGTTCGATTAGTTGAGCAGGGCAATTATCTATTCTTCCATCATGGATGGTCAACATTTACGGAAGATCATCATTTAGAATATGGTGACCTTTTGGTTTTCAGATACGAGGGTGACTTGCATTTCACCGTGCAAGTATTTGGCAAGAATGCGTGCGAGAAAGAAGCAGCATTTAATTCTGAGTGCAATCTAAATTCATTCAACTTAGATAATATTGAAGGACTAAAAAGGGATGCCGAGGAGATTTATTCTTTGGATGTTGTTGGAGGTGTTCAGAAGAAAATGAGGCGTGACACAGTTGAGAACCAGGAACTTGGGTTGGCTATTGTTGGTAGAGAACTACCCCAGGGTGAGGTAATTAAACCAATTCGAATGATCAGAGAAACAGAAGAAACCTACGGAGAATGTTCTGCTAGTGCTGTTCCTTTTCACACAAAAACTAGTAATGAAGATGAAG CCATTCTCAGTGGAGCTTCATTGTCAAAGCTATCAGCACACGATGAGAAAAAGATAGCCCAGTCATTTACCTCCTCTTTTCCATATTTTGTTAAAATAATTAAAACCTTCAATGTCAGTGGTTCATATACTCTG AATATACCATATCAGTTTTCGATGGCACATCTTCCAAACTGCAAGATAAAGATTATTCTTCATAATTTGAAGGGAGAACACTGGACCGTTAATTCTGTTCCAACAACTAGGGTGCATACAAGTCACACTATGTGTGGAGGATGGATGGCTTTTGTTCGTGGTAATAGTATAAAGGTTGGAGATGTCTGCATTTTCGAACTTATACGTGAGTGTGAATTACGTGTTCGCATTGCTGAGGTTGGAAAAGATGGGTTAGACTGCCAAGTTGGAAAACTAGCTTTTAGTATGCTTAGGGCAAGACACGATGTCGCTTGCAGAAAGACTGCCAAATATATGTCAAAAAGCCCTAAAGTCAGCCCAAAGTCGAGAAACAAAGTTGATCTATCAGATAAAAGGTTGTCAAAGATGGGTCAAGAAACTGTTTTATCCGGTAGAGCTTCAAATACTTCGAAGATCGGGGTTTGCCCCAAGTCAAAACCTGCCAAGAAAAAGTTGG CTGTACCGCGGAAACATAGTGTTGAAGATGAACTAAGCTCCCAGGCTAAAGCTGGTTTGAGAATGTTGTTTGCACTTGACGAACAAAGAGTGGCTGAAGCTTTTACTTCGGACTTTCCTAATTTTGTGAAAATCATGAAGATGTTCAATGTCAGCGGATCATACACTTTG AAAATTCCATATCAGTTCTCTGCTGCACATCTTCCTGCCGACAAAACAGAAGTTACTCTTCGCAATTCAAGAGGCCAATGTTGGACCGTGAACTCCGTTCCAGATGCTAATGGGAGAACAATTCACACCTTTTGTGGAGGATGGATGGCTTTTGTTCGTGATAATGACATAAATTTTGGCGACACATGCATATTTGAGCTGGTTTCTCATTATGTGATGCAGGTTTATATATCTGGGGTTGGAAAG
- the LOC127092840 gene encoding uncharacterized protein LOC127092840 — MITLRFQLSFFFFLLQFASFSNASSSSSSHSNLTHIFQDILKAISAKQNWDLNDVTIFNFDVAKIRFGTSQNYQFRIGSGKNNFTVKFADQVSSWSNKFTTPKPDLDSLLNQLSSIVFLDDVKLEGPFELRVDQLHHLSLSLPMNVSHIGLKHIIVSEGITVEVRRAREISFYYRPDLDLHMNGSVVYNKGKTEFWSFLQSTCVPLIPLRIIGSASLIAYGTRNPNAHIETTLISEDTVELLPEKCYHGSVFRKRSCPVASSSLRLSLLEKILRSLLGHKILQDRFSGLIKANIKASAAVKFPLELERDVGNNVTLSTLPDWRTRPSVERVWFEILARVEENKLKPLSIKKVKPFIESNSVSWANLMSNMSYTKLRPVLLPPEALTLDVKW, encoded by the exons ATGATAACTCTTCGTTTTCAActttcattcttcttcttcctccttCAATTCGCTTCTTTTTCAAAcgcttcttcttcttcttcttctcatTCCAATCTCACACACATTTTCCAG GATATTTTGAAGGCAATCTCAGCAAAACAAAACTGGGATTTAAACGATGTGACAATTTTCAACTTCGATGTTGCAAAAATTAGGTTTGGAACTTCCCAAAACTACCAATTCAGAATTGGTTCCGGTAAGAATAACTTCACCGTCAAATTCGCCGATCAAGTTTCATCCTGGAGTAACAAGTTCACTACACCCAAACCGGATTTAGATTCTCTTCTTAATCAACTCAGTTCTATTGTTTTCCTTGATGATGTTAAATTGGAAGGTCCCTTTGAGTTGCGGGTTGATCAACTTCATCACCTTTCACTCTCTTTGCCT ATGAATGTTTCACATATTGGTTTGAAACACATAATTGTTAGTGAAGGTATTACGGTCGAAGTAAGAAGAGCACGGGAAATCTCTTTTTATTATCGGCCGGATCTTGATCTGCACATGAATGGAAGTGTTGTGTATAACAAAGGGAAGACTGAGTTCTGGTCCTTTTTGCAATCTACATGTGTGCCTCTAATTCCCTTACGCATAATAGGTTCTGCATCATTGATCGCTTATGGAACTCGGAATCCTAATGCACATATAGAAACTACATTGATTTCCGAAGACACTGTTGAGTTGCTTCCAGAAAAATGTTACCATGGTTCTGTGTTCAGAAAGCGATCATGCCCGGTTGCTTCCTCAAGTTTGAGATTAAGTTTGTTGGAGAAAATTTTGAGAAGTCTTCTTGGTCATAAGATCCTTCAAGATCGATTTTCTGGACTTATCAAAGCAAATATCAAAGCATCTGCCGCTGTAAAGTTCCCCCTAGAATTGGAAAGAGATGTAGGAAATAATGTCACTCTTAGTACATTGCCAGATTGGAGAACAAGGCCAAGTGTCGAAAGGGTCTGGTTTGAGATATTGGCTAGAGTTGAAGAAAACAAGCTCAAGCCTCTTTCAATCAAGAAAGTTAAACCTTTTATTGAATCTAATTCAGTTTCTTGGGCCAATTTAATGTCTAATATGTCATATACAAAGTTGCGACCGGTTCTTCTTCCTCCAGAAGCTCTTACACTGGATGTGAAATGGTAG